The sequence below is a genomic window from Salicibibacter cibarius.
TGAGAAAACAAATCCATCGCTTAGAAACAGAGCTAGCTGCTATCAAAAACAGTTAATGGAGAAGGAATAAACGATGAATCTGGGAATTTTGGAACAAATGCCAACCCCAAAAGGTAAGACAGCAGAAGATATCGTCGAAGAGACGCTTTCCTTCGGCCAATACGCGGAGCAACTTGGATACGAACGTTTTTGGTTTGCCGAACATCACGCGACGAAGGGGATGGCATCTAGTTCTCCGGAAATTATGATGGCGGCTTTGGCGAGCCGTACGACGCGTTTGCACGTGGGTAGCGGCGGTATTTTGCTTCCGCAATATAGCGCTTATAAAGTCGCCTCCCAACTCCTGCAATTGCAAGCACTTTTCCCGGGAAGGATTGAAGCGGGCGTGGGACGCTCACCCGGAGGTGGCGAACGGGTTCGATCTGCGCTCGCCGATGGGAAAGAGAATCAGTTAAATGCGTATCCGGAAAAATTGGAAGCTCTCGCTGGATATGTCCGTGGCCAATCGCCACAGGGCGTACGAGCAACACCGAGAACGGAGGCAGCGCCACCAGTTTATTCTCTTGGTCTCGGGGAAAATAGTGCAGAAATCGCCGCCCGTCTCGGTATAGGTTATGTGTACGGGCATTTTATCGATCCCTCGCGCGGAGAAGCAGCCCACGAGGTTTACCGGCAACAATTCACACTTGGCAGCTTGACTGCCCCGCACGCGTTAACCGCTGTTTTCGTCATTTGCGGAGAATCAGACGCACATGCAGAAAAACTAGCCACGAGCCAGGATATGTGGTTGTTGCGAACGGAAAAAGGGTTGGATAGCCGTGTGCCGACCGTAGAAGAGGCGAAAGCGGCTAAAAAAACGGAACGGGATCAACAAAAAATCAGGGAAAATCGCAGGCGTATGATCATTGGCGGTCCGGACACGGTACGGGAACAATTAAGCTATCTTACGGAGCGCTATCACAATGACAAATGGCTGATTCTGACGAATATTCACGACGTCAACGAGAAGCGTCGGTCGTTCGAACGGATCATCTCTCTTTTTTGATCTATGCAAATGACATAGAACCTGATAGACTATTATTCAGAGTTAAATAATTGGTTTTTCTTATAAAGAGAAGCAGAGGGACTGGCCCGCTGACGCTTCAGCAACCCCACGATGGTGGAAGGTGCTAATGCCAGGAAGATAAGAGGATCGCGGCTATAGCCCTCTTTTCTTCGGAAGAGAGGGTTTATTTTTATTAAAGGAGTTTTGGGAAAGATGGCAGAATTGACAGCAAAGCACGCGCCATATCGTGCAGACCATGTAGGGAGCATTCTACGGACTGAGCGTTTGAAGCAAGCGAGGGAAGATCGTGTAGCCGGCGCGATTACGGCTGAACAATTGCGCGAGGTCGAGGATGAAGAAATTTACGCGATTGTGGAAAAACAAAAAGAAGCGGGGCTTACGGCTATTACGGATGGGGAATTCCGCCGCGCCTGGTGGCATCTCGATTTCCTCGAAGGGCTTGACGGGGTGGAAGGATACGAAGCGGAACATGGCTATAAATTTAAAGGTGTGGAAACGAAGCCTTGGCTCGTACGAATCATCGGAGAGCTTGATTTTCCGGAAGATCATCCATTCCTCGAACATTTTCGCTACTTAAAAAGCATCGTCGGCGAAGATCACGTGGCCAAACAAACGA
It includes:
- a CDS encoding LLM class flavin-dependent oxidoreductase — protein: MNLGILEQMPTPKGKTAEDIVEETLSFGQYAEQLGYERFWFAEHHATKGMASSSPEIMMAALASRTTRLHVGSGGILLPQYSAYKVASQLLQLQALFPGRIEAGVGRSPGGGERVRSALADGKENQLNAYPEKLEALAGYVRGQSPQGVRATPRTEAAPPVYSLGLGENSAEIAARLGIGYVYGHFIDPSRGEAAHEVYRQQFTLGSLTAPHALTAVFVICGESDAHAEKLATSQDMWLLRTEKGLDSRVPTVEEAKAAKKTERDQQKIRENRRRMIIGGPDTVREQLSYLTERYHNDKWLILTNIHDVNEKRRSFERIISLF